In Desulfobulbus oralis, one DNA window encodes the following:
- the waaF gene encoding lipopolysaccharide heptosyltransferase II: protein MQAFPENPEKILVRSTNWIGDAVMSTPALKSLRLACPDSEIVLLAYPWVSDVFRYSPRVDRIIAYEKKERHRGLSGLWRLARELRPERFDCAILLQNAFEAAFLTWLARIPVRGGYTTDCRSLLLTHRVHKAPNIVVKHEVFYYQRILRGLGIPTGDNELEVFLPGFEIDEARARLRQLTGERTSAVRIIGFNPGAAFGPAKRWPAERYAGLARLIARRYDARILLFGSQADQETTAEIVRLAGKKAQLVDLAGKTRLITAMALIGECDAFVTNDSGLMHVAAALHTPQVALFGSTDHVATGPYSASAVVIRKALPCSPCKQKKCPLGHFQCMKMITCDEVFAALQPMLG, encoded by the coding sequence ATGCAGGCCTTTCCCGAAAATCCGGAAAAGATTCTGGTGCGTTCCACCAACTGGATCGGGGATGCGGTGATGAGCACGCCGGCCCTGAAGAGCCTGCGTCTGGCCTGCCCGGACAGCGAAATCGTGCTGTTGGCCTATCCCTGGGTAAGCGATGTTTTTCGTTACAGTCCGCGGGTTGACCGCATCATCGCCTACGAAAAAAAGGAACGCCACCGGGGGCTGTCCGGCCTGTGGCGGCTGGCGCGGGAGCTGAGGCCGGAGCGTTTCGACTGCGCGATTCTGTTGCAAAACGCCTTTGAGGCCGCCTTCCTTACCTGGCTGGCCAGGATTCCGGTGCGGGGCGGCTACACCACGGACTGCCGCAGCCTGCTGTTGACCCACCGCGTGCACAAGGCGCCCAATATCGTGGTCAAGCACGAGGTGTTCTATTACCAGCGCATCCTGCGGGGGCTGGGCATTCCGACCGGGGACAACGAGCTTGAAGTCTTTCTGCCGGGCTTCGAGATCGACGAGGCCAGGGCGCGGCTCCGGCAGCTCACGGGCGAACGCACGTCCGCGGTCAGGATCATTGGCTTCAATCCCGGTGCGGCCTTCGGCCCGGCCAAGCGCTGGCCTGCGGAACGCTATGCCGGGCTGGCGCGGCTGATTGCCAGACGCTACGATGCCCGCATTCTGCTCTTCGGCAGTCAGGCCGATCAGGAGACCACTGCGGAGATCGTGCGGCTGGCCGGGAAAAAGGCGCAGCTGGTCGATCTGGCCGGCAAAACCCGGCTGATCACGGCCATGGCCCTGATCGGCGAATGCGACGCCTTTGTCACCAACGATTCCGGGCTGATGCACGTGGCCGCGGCCCTGCACACCCCACAGGTGGCGCTGTTCGGCTCCACCGACCACGTGGCCACCGGGCCCTATTCGGCCAGTGCCGTGGTCATCAGAAAGGCCCTGCCGTGCAGCCCCTGCAAGCAGAAGAAATGTCCACTGGGCCATTTCCAGTGCATGAAGATGATTACCTGCGACGAGGTCTTCGCCGCGTTGCAGCCAATGCTGGGCTGA
- a CDS encoding YcaO-like family protein, translated as MPTAPDTLIVLKACPKGYTRDQDKVCSPVDTLARFRGRLKACGLDILQEIRRIDNGRLDIPVYFSVCGAEARRVIGSRKQMGKGASPEQSQASACMELVERFSFFSFLENPANFLTGDYAAVEAQGYPVLPLSTLLASVHDHRHSPAMLGELLAGLPLQWVWARRLSDESAWLLPFSWFYAINEFNGPAAGNTIEEATLQGICELVERHVCARISRERLAVPEIDPASISGPVSRELLAKFQRNGIRLRLYDFSLDTGIPTVAALAWDPSTFPEKSELVFTAGTTPGVDKAVIRALTEVAQLAGDFNSGSNYVASALPKPASLDEVAYLHSGKRVPVSAIADLHRPDFLEEVRACAQVLARQGLELYVVNTTHPGLQIPAVYAIMPGAHFRERAMGGNAVLFAAKLAATLLEGRALTRKLHAMQQLAPGEYALPFYRGRQLLDAGEPEAALPLLQEALALSPLAEDLPYIHAYLGCCLRDLGRYEEAVATLGQGLACDEERPDMHNALGVCLYKLGRYAEATRHFARAVALNPASAIDYANLALNQEKCGNLEEARRNYDIALSLDANIAFAREHLNVLESR; from the coding sequence ATGCCTACAGCACCCGATACGCTCATTGTCCTGAAAGCCTGTCCCAAGGGCTACACCAGAGACCAGGACAAGGTCTGCTCGCCGGTCGATACGCTCGCCCGTTTCCGCGGGCGGCTCAAGGCCTGTGGTCTCGATATCCTGCAGGAAATCCGGCGGATCGACAACGGCCGTCTGGACATTCCCGTGTACTTCAGCGTGTGCGGGGCCGAAGCCCGCCGCGTGATTGGCAGCAGGAAGCAGATGGGCAAGGGCGCGAGCCCGGAGCAGTCGCAGGCCAGCGCCTGCATGGAGCTGGTCGAACGTTTCAGCTTCTTCAGCTTTCTGGAGAATCCGGCCAATTTCCTGACCGGCGACTACGCCGCAGTGGAGGCGCAGGGCTACCCGGTGCTGCCCCTGAGCACGCTGCTGGCCTCGGTGCACGATCACAGGCATTCGCCCGCAATGCTTGGCGAACTGCTCGCCGGCCTGCCGCTGCAGTGGGTCTGGGCGCGCAGGCTTTCGGACGAGAGCGCCTGGCTTCTGCCCTTCAGTTGGTTTTACGCCATCAACGAATTCAATGGGCCGGCTGCGGGCAACACGATCGAGGAGGCCACCCTGCAGGGCATCTGCGAGCTGGTGGAGCGCCATGTCTGCGCCCGCATCAGCCGGGAACGGCTGGCTGTGCCGGAGATCGACCCGGCCAGCATCAGCGGCCCGGTATCCCGCGAACTGCTGGCCAAATTCCAGCGCAACGGCATCCGTCTCAGGCTCTACGACTTTTCGCTGGATACCGGCATCCCGACCGTGGCCGCCCTGGCCTGGGATCCCTCCACCTTCCCGGAAAAGAGCGAGCTGGTCTTTACCGCCGGCACCACGCCGGGGGTGGACAAGGCCGTTATCCGCGCGCTCACCGAGGTGGCCCAGCTTGCGGGCGACTTCAACAGCGGCTCGAACTATGTGGCCAGCGCTTTACCCAAGCCGGCCTCCCTGGACGAAGTGGCCTACCTGCACTCGGGCAAAAGGGTGCCGGTCAGCGCCATTGCCGACCTGCACCGGCCTGATTTTCTGGAGGAAGTGCGGGCCTGCGCACAGGTGCTCGCGCGGCAGGGCCTGGAACTGTATGTGGTCAACACCACGCATCCGGGTCTGCAGATTCCGGCGGTCTATGCCATCATGCCGGGCGCGCATTTCAGGGAACGGGCCATGGGCGGCAATGCCGTCCTCTTTGCGGCCAAGCTGGCCGCCACCCTGCTCGAGGGCAGGGCGCTCACGCGGAAACTCCACGCCATGCAGCAACTGGCGCCAGGGGAATACGCCCTGCCCTTTTACCGGGGCCGGCAGCTCCTCGATGCGGGTGAGCCGGAAGCCGCGCTGCCCCTTTTGCAGGAGGCGCTTGCCCTCTCGCCTCTTGCCGAAGACCTGCCCTATATTCATGCCTATCTGGGCTGCTGCCTGCGGGATCTGGGGCGTTACGAAGAGGCCGTGGCCACCCTGGGCCAGGGACTTGCCTGCGACGAAGAACGGCCGGACATGCACAATGCCCTGGGCGTCTGCCTCTACAAACTGGGCCGCTATGCCGAGGCCACAAGGCATTTCGCCCGGGCCGTGGCCCTGAATCCGGCTTCAGCCATTGACTATGCCAATCTGGCCCTGAATCAGGAGAAGTGCGGCAATCTGGAAGAGGCCCGCCGCAACTACGACATTGCCCTGTCGCTGGATGCGAACATCGCCTTTGCCCGCGAGCATCTGAACGTGCTGGAGAGCAGATAG
- a CDS encoding D-glycero-alpha-D-manno-heptose-1,7-bisphosphate 7-phosphatase — protein sequence MTLLKPAVFLDRDGTVNEQMGYVNHISRFRLLPGVAVAIRALNERQVPVVVVTNQSGLARGCFPESLLAEVHALMQRLLAGEGAHLDGIYVCPHHPEAKVARYRLDCDCRKPKPGLLRQAAQDLGLDLARSYMVGDRWIDLRAGQAAGAKTILVRSGYGRGEEDYIGPHEALQPDMRAEDLAEAVAWILADLTRQTGYKE from the coding sequence ATGACGCTCCTGAAACCCGCAGTTTTTCTCGACCGGGACGGCACTGTCAACGAGCAGATGGGCTATGTCAATCACATCAGCCGCTTCCGGCTCCTGCCCGGTGTGGCCGTGGCCATCCGCGCGCTGAACGAACGGCAGGTGCCGGTCGTGGTGGTCACCAACCAGTCTGGTCTGGCCCGGGGCTGTTTTCCGGAAAGCCTGTTGGCCGAGGTGCATGCCCTCATGCAGCGGCTGCTGGCCGGGGAGGGGGCGCATCTGGACGGCATTTACGTGTGCCCGCATCATCCGGAGGCCAAGGTCGCCCGGTACCGCCTGGACTGCGATTGCAGAAAGCCGAAGCCCGGCCTGCTGCGGCAGGCCGCACAGGATCTGGGCCTGGATCTGGCGCGTTCCTACATGGTGGGCGACCGCTGGATCGATCTGCGCGCCGGGCAGGCGGCAGGCGCCAAAACCATTCTGGTACGCAGCGGCTACGGCCGGGGCGAGGAAGACTATATTGGCCCCCATGAGGCCCTGCAGCCGGACATGCGGGCCGAGGATCTCGCGGAAGCAGTGGCCTGGATTCTGGCCGATCTGACCCGGCAAACCGGGTACAAAGAGTAA
- a CDS encoding glycerophosphodiester phosphodiesterase, whose amino-acid sequence MNKTWGRLARSWQRGPLRSGNGLRIIAHRGFRAAYPENTKSAFFASLGRSHMVELDVRLSLDNAVVIFHDDRLSRCSNAAVIGPKLGLADDRVANWRLSDLRLLDLGGWFGAPGLPAGPERLPTLAEVLAWARHCRMPLNVELKDQGEVRKNALLVQKSVQQIVAADCTELVLFSSFCLDMLRQALALAPFISRALLYGGPPPPDLPEQLATLGSWACHPEQHDVDAALVQRLHAEGRAVHVWTVNERRDWQRLAALGADGVITDCPALDARC is encoded by the coding sequence ATGAACAAGACTTGGGGCCGTCTGGCCCGTTCGTGGCAACGCGGGCCGCTGCGATCCGGAAATGGGCTGCGCATCATTGCCCACCGGGGCTTTCGCGCAGCGTATCCGGAAAATACCAAAAGCGCTTTTTTTGCGAGTCTGGGCCGGAGCCACATGGTGGAACTGGATGTACGCCTGAGCCTGGACAATGCGGTCGTGATTTTCCATGACGACCGGCTTTCCCGCTGCAGCAACGCGGCCGTCATCGGCCCGAAGCTGGGGCTTGCGGACGACCGGGTGGCGAACTGGCGACTTTCTGATCTGCGCCTGCTTGATCTGGGCGGCTGGTTCGGGGCCCCGGGCCTGCCGGCAGGCCCTGAACGGTTGCCGACCCTGGCCGAAGTGCTGGCCTGGGCGCGGCACTGCCGGATGCCGCTCAATGTGGAGCTGAAGGACCAGGGCGAAGTCAGGAAAAACGCGCTGTTGGTGCAAAAAAGCGTGCAGCAGATCGTGGCGGCAGACTGCACGGAACTGGTGCTCTTCTCCTCCTTCTGTCTGGACATGCTGCGCCAGGCCCTGGCCCTGGCGCCCTTTATCTCCCGCGCGCTGCTCTACGGCGGCCCGCCGCCCCCGGATTTGCCGGAGCAGCTCGCGACCCTTGGCTCCTGGGCCTGTCACCCGGAGCAGCACGACGTGGATGCCGCCCTGGTGCAGCGGCTGCATGCGGAGGGCCGGGCCGTGCACGTATGGACGGTCAATGAGCGCAGGGACTGGCAGCGGCTGGCCGCCCTGGGCGCTGACGGCGTGATTACCGATTGCCCGGCCCTGGATGCACGCTGCTAG
- the pbpC gene encoding penicillin-binding protein 1C, with the protein MSVQGRLYRLSRLAAPLCLLCLLLLALDQLFPPPPLTARAASGKAAPFAQVVLARDGSLLRAFPDERHIWRYPVSLSDVSPLYLQALITYEDRYFYAHPGVNPAALCRAAWQWLSSHRIVSGGSTLTMQVARLLEPHPRTLAGKLRQMLRALQLERRHSKDEILGYYLNHAPMGGVLEGVEAASRGYFGKPSRQLSHAEAALLAVLPQSPSRLRPDRYRERAQRARDKLLARMAGCWPAASIREAETEPVYALQLSSPLRAPLLAERLHRESAAGRIRTTIDMQMQATVEELVLSRVQQLPPRVSMAALVMALPGGEVRAYVGSADFADQNRFSHVDMVRARRSPGSTLKPFLYGMALDDGLIHSESLLADVPRSFGGYQPGNFQQSFNGPVSVSEALTRSLNVPAVEVLDRLGPARFAAGLRQGGLRLTLPDGAEPNLALILGGAATSLEELTGAYSALARDGVALKPRLLPDAPPVERRMLSAGAAYIIRDILESGGVMDKGLGTRPGARQGVAWKTGTSFGFRDAWSIGVSDSYCIGVWVGRPDGTPNPGFFGANVAAPLLLDLFHALDPAPPAPRRPPPTVSRAEICWPLGLVAAGPKDPACIERRSAWLLHNTAPPTFPDPLYQGRLRFSYYVSAAGLRLGPDCGEAGMRLVQALRWPALLEPWLAPERRHKTMPPPWDPRCSEAESGQALVISGLHDGTVLRRAGDGAAPLVELRARGASGEVFWLLDGKLAAQTEADAAWLLRFTETGPHVLTAVSGQGAFQRISVVVQ; encoded by the coding sequence ATGTCCGTTCAAGGCCGCCTGTATCGCCTGTCCCGTCTTGCGGCACCCCTCTGCCTGCTCTGCCTCCTGCTCCTGGCTCTGGACCAGCTTTTTCCGCCGCCCCCTCTGACCGCCCGGGCCGCGTCTGGAAAGGCCGCGCCCTTTGCCCAGGTGGTTCTGGCCCGGGACGGCAGCCTGCTCCGCGCCTTTCCGGACGAGCGGCACATCTGGCGTTATCCGGTGAGCCTCTCCGATGTGTCGCCCCTGTACCTGCAGGCGCTCATCACGTACGAAGACCGCTATTTTTACGCCCACCCGGGCGTCAATCCGGCGGCGCTCTGCCGGGCCGCCTGGCAGTGGCTGAGCAGCCATCGCATCGTGTCCGGCGGCTCCACCCTCACCATGCAGGTGGCCAGGCTGCTGGAGCCCCATCCCCGCACCCTTGCCGGCAAGCTCCGGCAGATGCTGCGGGCCCTGCAACTGGAGCGCCGCCATTCCAAGGATGAAATTCTCGGCTACTACCTGAATCACGCGCCCATGGGCGGCGTGCTGGAAGGTGTGGAGGCGGCCAGCCGGGGCTACTTCGGCAAGCCCTCCAGACAACTGAGCCATGCCGAGGCGGCGCTGCTGGCGGTGTTGCCGCAGAGCCCCTCGCGGCTGCGGCCAGACCGATACCGGGAGCGCGCGCAGCGGGCCCGGGACAAGCTCCTGGCCCGCATGGCCGGCTGCTGGCCGGCTGCAAGTATCCGCGAGGCAGAGACCGAACCGGTCTATGCCCTGCAACTGTCCTCGCCCCTGCGGGCGCCCCTGCTGGCCGAGCGCCTGCACCGGGAGAGCGCGGCGGGCCGGATCCGGACCACGATTGACATGCAGATGCAGGCCACGGTGGAGGAGCTGGTGCTGAGCCGGGTGCAGCAGTTGCCGCCCCGGGTGTCCATGGCGGCACTCGTGATGGCGCTGCCCGGCGGGGAGGTGCGGGCCTATGTGGGTTCTGCGGACTTTGCCGACCAGAACCGCTTCAGCCACGTGGACATGGTGCGGGCCAGGCGCTCGCCCGGTTCCACCCTGAAGCCCTTTCTGTACGGCATGGCGCTGGACGATGGCCTGATTCATTCCGAATCCCTGCTTGCCGACGTGCCCCGCAGCTTTGGCGGCTACCAGCCGGGCAATTTCCAGCAGTCCTTCAATGGCCCGGTGAGCGTCTCGGAGGCGCTGACCAGATCCCTGAACGTGCCGGCGGTCGAGGTGCTGGACCGGCTCGGCCCGGCCCGCTTTGCGGCCGGGCTGCGACAGGGCGGCCTGCGCCTGACGCTGCCGGATGGCGCGGAGCCGAATCTTGCCCTGATTCTGGGCGGCGCGGCCACGAGTCTTGAAGAGCTGACAGGCGCGTACAGCGCGCTGGCGCGGGACGGCGTGGCCCTGAAGCCGCGGCTCCTGCCGGATGCGCCCCCTGTCGAGCGCCGCATGCTGTCCGCCGGGGCGGCCTACATCATCCGGGATATTCTGGAATCGGGCGGCGTCATGGACAAGGGACTCGGCACCCGGCCGGGCGCGCGGCAGGGCGTGGCCTGGAAAACCGGCACCAGTTTCGGCTTCCGCGATGCCTGGTCCATCGGCGTGTCGGACAGCTACTGCATCGGCGTGTGGGTGGGCAGGCCGGATGGCACGCCCAATCCCGGCTTTTTCGGGGCCAACGTGGCAGCGCCCCTCTTGCTCGACCTTTTCCACGCCCTCGATCCCGCGCCGCCCGCGCCGCGCCGGCCGCCACCCACGGTGAGCCGGGCGGAAATCTGCTGGCCGCTGGGCCTTGTGGCCGCAGGGCCAAAGGATCCGGCCTGCATCGAGCGCCGGAGCGCCTGGCTCCTGCACAACACCGCACCGCCCACCTTTCCCGATCCCCTCTATCAGGGCCGGCTCCGTTTCAGTTATTATGTGAGTGCTGCGGGCCTTCGTCTGGGGCCGGATTGCGGCGAGGCGGGCATGCGGCTCGTGCAGGCCCTGCGTTGGCCGGCGCTTTTGGAGCCGTGGCTCGCGCCGGAGCGGCGGCACAAGACCATGCCGCCGCCCTGGGACCCGCGCTGCAGCGAAGCGGAAAGCGGCCAGGCCCTGGTGATCTCGGGCCTGCACGACGGCACCGTGCTGCGCCGGGCCGGGGATGGCGCGGCGCCCCTGGTCGAACTCCGGGCCAGAGGGGCGAGCGGCGAGGTCTTCTGGCTGCTGGACGGCAAGCTTGCGGCCCAGACCGAGGCCGACGCGGCCTGGCTGCTGCGCTTCACCGAAACAGGTCCCCATGTCCTGACCGCGGTGAGCGGACAGGGCGCTTTCCAGCGTATTTCTGTGGTTGTGCAGTAG
- a CDS encoding LemA family protein, which yields MKVWGTLLVALALFGVGLYVTYDGLVSKEEAVFRAWADVESTLQRRADLIPNLVATVRGSAAHEQETLKLVVEARTQAVQPLAPRELSDPALMQRFQQSQSALGSALSRLLVVAESYPELKASRNFQDLQVQLEGTENRINVARERYNQAVGAFNGAIRSFLGARINERFLQLEPKEYFKAGETAKAVPSVSF from the coding sequence GTGAAGGTTTGGGGAACTTTGCTGGTGGCACTGGCCCTGTTCGGGGTGGGCCTGTATGTCACCTACGACGGACTGGTGAGCAAGGAAGAGGCGGTATTCAGGGCCTGGGCGGACGTGGAATCCACCCTGCAGCGACGCGCCGATCTGATTCCCAATCTGGTGGCCACCGTGCGGGGCTCTGCCGCGCACGAGCAGGAGACCCTGAAGCTCGTGGTCGAGGCCAGAACCCAGGCCGTGCAGCCGCTTGCGCCCCGGGAGCTGTCCGATCCGGCCCTGATGCAGCGCTTCCAGCAGTCGCAGTCTGCCCTGGGTTCTGCGCTCTCCCGGCTGCTGGTGGTGGCCGAGAGCTATCCGGAACTCAAGGCCAGCCGGAATTTCCAGGACCTGCAGGTCCAGCTCGAAGGGACGGAAAACCGTATCAACGTGGCCCGGGAGCGTTACAATCAGGCGGTCGGGGCCTTTAACGGCGCGATTCGCAGCTTTCTTGGCGCTCGGATCAACGAGCGTTTTCTGCAGCTGGAGCCCAAGGAGTATTTCAAGGCCGGGGAAACCGCCAAAGCAGTGCCCAGTGTCTCGTTCTGA
- a CDS encoding TPM domain-containing protein: MKNTVSWQNAIVLLLAALAAALLPGPALALDVPPLSGRVNDLAGILSPEIEARLDADLARLEEQDGTQIAVLTIQTLAGEELERFSLRVASTWGLGQKGKDNGALLLVAVKEHDVRIEVGYGLEDKLTDMTSGQIIRHAIVPAFRAGDFNAGVERGVAAMIQAVHGEYQPPEKLADTGGPAQPGSKSGDIELDAPLGALLVLVPLVATCCRRRPWLPPLAGAVTGFVVWLGFRDAVASPWGLVFLGSFCSGLLAWLISWVADLPEGTAGGGGSSRDRDSDDRSWRSSSNDRFSGGGGSFGGGGASGKW; the protein is encoded by the coding sequence ATGAAAAACACTGTTTCCTGGCAAAACGCGATTGTCCTGTTGCTGGCCGCGCTGGCTGCGGCATTGCTGCCCGGTCCTGCCCTGGCCCTGGATGTGCCGCCCTTGAGCGGCCGGGTAAACGACCTGGCGGGTATTCTCTCGCCGGAAATCGAGGCCCGGCTGGATGCCGATCTGGCCCGGCTCGAGGAGCAGGACGGCACCCAGATCGCAGTGCTGACCATTCAAACTCTTGCCGGGGAAGAGCTGGAGCGCTTCTCCTTGAGGGTGGCGAGCACCTGGGGACTGGGGCAGAAGGGCAAGGACAACGGCGCGCTGCTTCTGGTGGCCGTGAAGGAGCACGATGTCCGCATTGAAGTGGGCTATGGTCTTGAGGACAAATTGACCGACATGACGAGTGGTCAGATCATTCGCCATGCCATTGTGCCGGCCTTTCGGGCGGGCGATTTCAACGCTGGGGTGGAGCGTGGCGTGGCCGCGATGATTCAGGCCGTGCACGGCGAATACCAGCCGCCGGAAAAACTGGCGGACACAGGCGGCCCAGCCCAGCCCGGGTCGAAGAGCGGGGACATCGAGCTGGATGCGCCCCTGGGCGCCCTGCTCGTTCTGGTGCCGCTGGTCGCCACCTGCTGTCGCCGCCGGCCCTGGCTGCCGCCGCTGGCCGGCGCTGTGACCGGTTTTGTGGTATGGCTGGGCTTCCGGGATGCTGTGGCCTCGCCCTGGGGGCTGGTTTTTCTGGGCTCATTCTGCTCCGGGCTGTTGGCCTGGCTCATCTCCTGGGTTGCGGACCTGCCCGAGGGGACAGCAGGCGGGGGCGGCAGTTCCAGGGACCGTGATTCCGATGACAGGAGCTGGCGTTCTTCTTCCAACGACAGATTTTCCGGAGGCGGCGGCAGTTTTGGCGGTGGCGGCGCGTCGGGCAAATGGTGA